A region of the Bacillota bacterium genome:
TCGGCCGCACCACGGCCGAGAGCGTCCAGTCCGGCATCATCTTCGGCTTCGCCGGGCAGGCCGACGCCATCGTGCGGCGCATCCAGCGGGAACTCAAGGCTCCGCCGCGGGTGGTGGCCACGGGCGGGCTGGCCGGCCTGATTGCGCCCGAAAGCGAGACCATCCAGGAGGTCAACCCTCTCCTGACGCTCCAGGGGCTCCGCCTCATCTTCGAGCGGGCCCGGAAAGGATAAGAAGCGTTGGCAGAAGACCGGGCCGAGCACCCGCAGCTGGGACAAGATGCGCTGGTCCGCAACCTGCTCCTGGGCGCGGCCCTCACGGTCGTCACCCTCGCGGTCCTCCTGGGGCTCACCTGGTCCCCCGACAGCCTGCGCCTGCTCCGGGAGATCCGCATACAGACCGTCGGCGCAGCGCTGGGCCTCGTGGCGTGCACCTGGGCCATCCACGGCGGGCGCGCGTGGCTCGTGGCCCGCTCGCTGGGCTACCCGGTGAGGTACCGCCTGGCGCTGCGCGCCACGCTGGTCGGCGGGATGGTCTCCGGCCTCACGCCGTTCTCGGGCGGTGGCGGCGCAGCGGAGGCGGCCGTGCTCGCGCAGGGCGGGGTCCCCTACTCGATCGGGGCGGCCGCCGTGACCGCGGCCGGGGTGATCAATCAGAGCGTCCTCGTCATCGTGTCGCTCGTGCTTGCGTTCAGCCCCATCTCGCTTCCGGGCCTGCCCGTGGTGCGTACGGTGCTGCGCTGGATCCTGGTGGTGTATGCAGCCGGACTCGGAGGCGTGATCGCCGCCCTGTTCCGCCTCGAATGGCTGGCAGGGCCCGTGGAGGCGCTGCTTGGTCACCTCGGGCGGGTCTTTCCGGGGGCTGCTTCCAGGGCCAGAGCCCTGCGGCTCAAGACCCGGCACTTCCTCGTCTCCATG
Encoded here:
- a CDS encoding flippase-like domain-containing protein is translated as MAEDRAEHPQLGQDALVRNLLLGAALTVVTLAVLLGLTWSPDSLRLLREIRIQTVGAALGLVACTWAIHGGRAWLVARSLGYPVRYRLALRATLVGGMVSGLTPFSGGGGAAEAAVLAQGGVPYSIGAAAVTAAGVINQSVLVIVSLVLAFSPISLPGLPVVRTVLRWILVVYAAGLGGVIAALFRLEWLAGPVEALLGHLGRVFPGAASRARALRLKTRHFLVSMAEALRAVLQRRPLVAAAVAASYLVSYILLFLVAPLLASSLSGDLPAK